One Natrinema longum genomic window, TACTATACAGATCAGAGGCAACAGCTGGGAATATTGAGTTCACTGCACTAAGAACCAATACAAGCAAAACGGAAGTTTGGTATGCAGCTTGATACCAACCAACTTCAGTCGGCGAAACAAATATTGCGAGCATAAATATGTCGGTCCATGATACAATATACTGAGCTACTGCAACAACGACAAGTGGTGCAGAAAATGCTAGTATCTTTTTAAGCTCTAGTTCCGGGTATGATTGGAATGCCCCAAGACGGGATAAAAAATACACTGCAGACAGTAAACCAATTCCGAATGAAGCAATATATCCATAAATAGTAATATTCAAGTCTTTAAAATAAAGTGCTCCTATCGCAATGAATAAAATTGCCGTGCTAGACTGAATAATATCTCGAATATAAACGGCGTATCGTGTTTCTTTGAAGCCGGTCGTAGCGTTTTGTGCCACCATCATGGAGGAAAAAAGTGGAATACCCGCAACAAAAAGTGACGCTGTTGGAGCAAATTCGGGTCCAAAATTCCCTGTCCGTAACACAACAAATACGATGATTGATATGATTATTCCAAGAAAAAATGGGAATGCTATTGAAAGTACAGAAATACCGCACAGTTTCGCCTTATCTCCTTGATTATTATACACTGGAACGTACTTTCGAGCTGCTGTGTCTAACCCGAACCTAGAAAGAACACTAAACGCCTTCATAATTACCATACCAAATGCAAAGAGACCGAGTGCCTCCGGTCCTAATCCCCGTGCGATTACCACGTTGAGCAGGTAGCGAAGTCCACGTCCGACTAGACTCCCAAAGAATGCTACCGACATCAACCTGAGCAGTGATTTCTTCATTTTGCAGGTTATCTAACTATCTAATATATAGAGTCAACAGTTCAACTGAACAGTCGATATGGTCCAAGATCTCTTGAGTATAATAAAGTATGTGGATTGCAATTTCCTACTTATTGCGCTCGAGATCGCTCACATCCAGTTCGCCCTTAAGATACTCCTTCCCAGTATCTGTGAGTTGATAGAGGCCAGTATCGATGATCTCTAATAAGTTTGCGTCGGCAAGAGCCCGACACCGTTTACTCACATACTGGCGATCATACTCGATATTCGCTGCGAGAACCCGTGGAGAAACCAGAATAGGATGATCTTCGAAGAAGAGCATAATCTCGTAGTCGACAGGAGCCATCCAAGGTACTCGCTCGACCATCTATTCGCGATACCCGGCTAGCAAAACGGAAAAATCAGTAGTATCTTCAGCAAGAGGCACGACATACGTCGATTTAAAAAGACTACGTTCGTAGTTAGGCTTATGTCAGAGGAGGGTATTGTTTGTGGTACGGAAGCTATATGTGACTCTCTAATTCGGTGAGTCGCAGAATAGCGGACCGGTGTTAGCGGCACCGAGTCCGCGAGAAGCTCCCGTATCCAGCCTACGGAAGCCATGTCCAACGACGAGACACGGGGTAAAGAAGGCCCCGACCGGCGAGACGAATCGGCCCACTCGAGCAGCTATCGGTCCCTTCTCGAGTCGATCGACACCGATACCACCACGTTGCTCGAGGCGATCACCGACGACGAGACGCTCGAGCCGGACGTTCGACTGGCGGCGAAGCGCCACTGTCGGGAGCTTCGGGCGGAACTCGAGTGTCTGCACCGGCACCTCCCCGAGGCCGGGAGCGCATACGCGGACGACGGTCGGGCGAACGCGATCACGACGGTCAGCGGGCCGTTCGAGGCAGCCCGCGAGGCGTTCCGTCGACGCGAGGGTGAGAGCCCGAAACGCGACGGCGACCGAACCAGCGAGACGGGAGGCGAAAGCGGGGACTGAGCAGTTCGGGGCGGACCCCTGCCTCGCGACTGCCGAGTCCGACGAACCCCACATCCCTCGAGAGTACCCCGCTCGAGACGCTCCTCGCGGAAGTCAGAGCCCGCCGTGTCGAAACCGATCGGCTCACGACCCGCCTCGACGATCGAGGCAGCCTTCGAGAAAGAGACGACGCGAACCAGCCCTCGAGGGAGTGAGTCCCCTCGGACAGCGACACACCGTCACGAGACGAACGGGTCGTTCACTCCTCGAGCGCGACCGACTTCCCGTTTAGCACGTCCGCTTCGGTAACGGTCGCCGTCCGATTGCCGACCGTATACTCACCGGCGTAGGGCACCCTCACCGTCGCCTGACCGTTTTCCCCGACCGCCACTGTCCGCTCGTACGTGAACGACTCTCCGGAGACGGAGACATCGGTCTCGACTGTTACGTTCGACCCCGGCTCACCGGACGCTGCGAGCTTCGCTCCGGGAACGACTGCGAAGGCCGTGGCGTCGTCGTCGACGGCGATCGCCTGGTAGTGGGCCAGCCCGTCGGAGCCGTTTCCGCCTGCCCCACGATCCTCGAGCAGGCGGGCTTGTGCGGTGTCGGACGAGACGTTCCCGTCGACGGGAGTCACGACGACGTAGCCGACCCGACCGCTGAACCGGTTGTACCAGCCGTCGGGATCTGAATCCGCTCGGAACTCCTCGTAGTTGCTCTGGGCGTAGACGTACTGCTGTGATTCGCCGTTGACGAAGTGGTTGTACATCCGGTTGTCGCCCCACTCGCTCAACACGAAGTTAGCGGGATGGGTTCGGTTCGCCGCGTCGGCGTGGTCGTCGATCGCGTCGACGGCCTCGAGCTGTGCCTCGCTGTAGGTCACGTTGGCCGTCAGTGTGGGGACGTAGATGAGGCTCAGCCCGAACACGAGCAGCCCGATCCCGAGCAGATAGGCGAGCCGTCGCCCATCGGGAACCGAAATCGAGGGCTCGAGTCCGCCGTCGGCGGCGACGGTCGCTCCCTCCTGCAGGTCATCCCCAGCGGTGGCGTCTCGATCCCGAAACGGGACCGGCGGACGCGCCAGCTCGATGGCTGAGAGCAGTCGGACGACGCCCATCCCGGTGGGGATGGCCAGCAGAATCGCCAACTGGCCGGCAAAGCGGACCTGAATCCCTGCCAGGACGAGCAGGTAGCCCGCGTAGGTGCCAAGGAGCAACCAGCCGGGTTCGTACCGACGGACGACGAGCCAGGCGATCCAGCCCAGGACCGCGAGTGCGATGTAAAACCCCATGCCAAGCTGGTAGAGCGGCCCGAAGATGACGAAGTACTCCGTCGAAAACAGCGAGGCCGCCTCGGTCGCGCTCTCCCGGAAGAGCAGGTCGTCGACGCGTGCCATCGCTTCGGCCCAGTCGTCGGGCTGCAGGTGCCGAAAGGCGAGAAGTACCCCTGTGGCGACGGCCGTCTCGAGTGCGAGCAAGCCGCCGAGGTGGATATCGAGCCGCCGCCACAGTTCGCCGAGTGCGATTACGGCGACCGAGCCGCCAAGCACCAGTGCCGGCGTTGTCGCAACGAACTCCGGCTGCCAGCCCCAGCGGTGGTGCAGCGCCAGCGAGAGCCAGCTGCCAAATGAGAGGCCAACGAGCAACGGCAGGCTCGCGAGTGCAGGCGAGACATCTGCTCGAGCGTCCATCACGACTCGCAACGCGACGTAGCCGGCGAGCGGGATCAGCAACAGCGGCGAGCCGCCCCAGGCGTGGATCCCTGCTGCGACTGAGAGGCCGAAAACGATGGTGACGACCCACGTCAGCGGCGTTCGAAGCTGTGCCAGAACGCCTGGACGCGGCTCCGACCTCGCCTCGAGCCGTCGCTGGAGATCAACCGCGAGCCACGTCAGCGTCAGCAGCGTAATTCCGAGCCAAAAGTACTGGTGGAGCTGGTGATCGATGAACCCCAGTCCCGTGTAGACCGCGTGGATCGGCGTCACTGCAAAGACCAGAACGGACGCGACCCCGACCCGGACGTCCCGAGTCAGCAAGACGGCCACTTTGTAAATCACGAGTCCGAGCGCGACAGACGCGACGACGGGGAGCCACGCTGCGACGGTGTCGGCCGCTCCCTGTCCGCCGCCAAGTAACTCGGCAACGAACCAGTTCGTCGCGTGGGCCAGTGGTCGCCGGAGTGCGACGCTGTGAGGAGGATCCATCAGTACTCCGTACTCCGTCGGTCCCGATGCCTCCGCCACCAGTTCCTCCATCCAGTAGCGGAAGTAGTAGGGATCGTTCGCGGGCGAGACGACTCGGCCGCTCTGAAAGATCGACCGAAACGCCGTCATTCTGGCACCGGCGACGACGACCAGCGCCCCGACCAACGCGACCATCGCTCGAGGATCGATGGCCGTCCAGAACCGCTCGAGATCGAACCCGCGGTCGTCAGCTACTGATGTCGGTTCTTTTTCGAACTCCTCACCTGCCATCACTGCTTCGACGACCTTAGGGTCAGCAACTCGATACGCACCATCGACCTTCTCGACGATTCCGCTCGACACGAGTTCCCCGAACGTTCCCGAATCCAGATCGATATCGTCGAACGTCCAAGTGTCGTGTTCGGCGTCGGCCGCGAGGACGGTCTCGAGTACCTGGTCGCCGTCATCGCGGTCGGCGAGAAACGACGCCGTGGCGTCCGAAAGGGCGTCCGGATCGCCGTCAGTAGACATTGTCTGTCTGGTGAGTGTACGACGGTATCATATTTTCGTTCGGAGAAGGAACTGACCGGAGCGCAACGTTACCACACTTGCGCGCCCGGCGTCCCACAGGCGTCACAGATCACCGCATCGTTTCCTTTGAAACTGTCCCGCAGAAGTTCCCCCTCCTCACAAAACGTACAGATGCTTCCCTCGAGGGCGTCACTATAGTTGCAACTGAACCGATTGACACGCTGATCGCAACGCTGTCGTGCGATCAGGTGCGCAATGACTTGCAGGTGCTACTATAGGTGAGGTGATCGGCCGGATACTGCATGCCCTGATCTGTCGAACCGATTCGATTATACGACGACGGTGACGACGCCCCCGCCGACGATCGCGAGCGCGCCGAGGCCGAAACAGACGACCCAGAACGGAACCCGATCGACGACCCGCATGAGGGCATCGATCGTGAGGTAGCCGACGACGGCGCTGATCCCGAGTGCGGCCAGTGCGGGCCCGAGCGCGATGCCGGGGAGCCCGCCGGCACCCGCGACGGTGAGTGCGGCCGCACCGAGGCTCGCGGGGATCGACAACAGAAAGGAGAGCCGGAACGCGGCCGGCGGGTCGTAGCTGCGAAACAGTAGCGTACTCGTCGTCACACCCGATCGAGAGATACCAGGGAGGATCGCGACGCCCTGGACGGCCCCGACGAGCACCGAATCGAGCAGCGTCGGCGCGTCGCGAACCCCCATCGACACCGACTCCGAGGCGAGCTGGAGGACGCCGGTCAGGATCAACAGGACGCCGATCGCGGCGATGAAGACGCCGCCGGTAAGCCGGCCGGCGAGATCGACCGCGTACACGTACAGCGGAATCCCCACGAGACCGGTCATGAGCGAGGCGACGACGATGTACGAGGCGATCGCGTTCTCACTGGCGTACGCCCGATGGGGTCGCCATCCGGGCACCGAACGAACGGCTGTCGCGATGTCCCTGCGATAGTAGGTCGCCGCCGACAGCGTCGTCCCGAGTTGCAAAAACAGCGCCAGCTGCAACGCCACGCTGGGATCCGTTCCGACGGCAGTCAAGAACAGTGCGAGGTTCCCCTGGCTCGAGACGGGCAACCATTCGACGACCCCCTGAACGATCCCGGCGAGTATCGCAACGACGAGTTCGGCGCGGTTCACTGGTGCTAGTCGACGCACAGGGCCACTTAAATCGGCCCGATTCGAGCCGCCGTCGAAGCGTCCCGGTCCGCGTCGAACGGGCCAGTGCTCGAGCCGCGGGATCCCTTCGACCGGCGAGCATCACAGAGTGGCCGCGGTCGTGTCGTCGACGCGGCCGGTCGACACGAGAGTGAAACGGGCTGGCGGCACCGCGGCGTGTCTGAGAACGAATCAGAGAAGAGACGGTGGGATCATCGAATAGGCAACAGTACGACTGATAGTATCACTCAACTGTTACGCTCTTGGCCAGATTGCGCGGCTTGTCGATCGAGCGTCCCAGCAGGTTGGCGACCCAGTAGGCGACCAGTTGCAACTGGACGTTCGCGAGCACTGACGCACTGATGTCGTCGACGGCGGGGATCTCGAGGACGTAGTCGGCGTAGCGCGTCACGTCGGACTCCCCGTCGGTGATCGCCACGACGGGTGCGTCGCGGGCCTCGACTTCTTTGACGTTTCCGATCGTCTTCCGAGCGGTTTCGCCGTCGCCGGTGACGATCGCGAACACCGGCGTGGTTTCGGTCACGAGCGCCAGCGGGCCGTGTTTCAACTCGCCGGATGCGAATCCCTCCGCGTGACGGTAGGTGATCTCCTTCATTTTCAGCGCGCCCTCGAGCGCGACCGGGTAGTGGTAGCCCCGTCCCACGAAGAAGTACGCGTCGGCATCGACGAACGCCTCGGCGACCGCTCTGGCGGTCGTCGTTTCGAGGACCGTCTGGACCTGCCCGGGGATGTCTCGGAGTGCCTCGAGTTCCCCGCGGGTCGGGCCGTCGCCGAGTTCGAACGCCAGCAGTGCGAGCGCGAGTTGCTGGCTCGCGAACGTCTTCGTCGCGGCGACGCCGATCTCGGGACCCGCTCTGATGTAGAGGGCGTGATCGCACTCTCGAGCGGCGGAGCTGCCGACCGTGTTGGTCACGGCGAGCGTCGTCGCCCCGGCGCGGTCGGCCTCACGGAGGGCGCGTAACGTGTCGGCGGTCTCGCCGCTCTGGGTGACGCCGACGACGAGCGTCCCCTCGTCGACGGGAACGCGATCGATCCCGTATTCGCTGGCGAGAAACGCCTGTGCCCTCACGCCGCCCGACCGGAGCCGCTCCGCACCGAACATCGCCGCGTGATACGACGTTCCGCAGGCGACGAACTGGACCGGTCCGTCGTGGTCGATGGCGGCGAGTTCCGCCAGATCGACCGTCCCCCCGAGCTCGTCGATCCGGCCCCGGAGACACTGCCGCAGGGCCGTCGGCTGCTCGTGGATCTCCTTGAGCATGTAGTGGTCGTAGCCGCTTTTCTCCGCGTCTTCGGAGTCCCACGCGATCGTTTCCGTCGCCCGGTCGAGGGGTTCTCCCTCCCCGTCGGTGATGACCGCGCCGTCCGCGGAGAGTCGAGCGAAATCGCCGTTCTCGAGGTAGCAGACGCGGTCGGTGTACTCGATGAACGCGGGGACGTCGCTCGCGAGGTACGTCCCGGTCTCTCCGAGGCCGACGACGAGCGGGGAATCCTGGCGCGCTGCGTACACCGTCTCCGAGCCGTCGAAAACGGCGGCGATCGCGTAACTGCCCTCGAGTTGGTCGATCGCCAGCCGGAACGCAGCCTCGGGGTCGGCACCGCGGTCGAGGTAGCGCCCGATCAGGTGGGGAACGACTTCGGTGTCCGTCTCGCTCTGGAAGGCGACGCCCGCATCGACGAGATCGTCGCGCAGCCGCTGGTAGTTCTCGATGATTCCGTTGTGGACGACGGCGACCCGTCCCGCCGCATCGCCGTGTGGGTGGGCGTTGGCGTCGGACGGTTCGCCGTGTGTACTCCAGCGCGTGTGACCGATTCCGACCGATTCGCCCGCGAGGCCAGGGCGAGAAACCACGTCCTCGAGTGCCGACAGTTCGCCGGCGGCCTTCGAAACCCGCATCGAGGGGGTCGGTACGGCCAGCCCGGCGGAGTCGTAGCCACGATACTCGAGTTGTGAGAGCCCGTCGAGAACGACGTCGACGGCATCGCTCCCGTCGGTAGAGCCGACGTACCCGACGATACCACACATCGTTACTGAACCTCCGTTCCGGTCTCGATCGTCCCGCGAACGGTCGTTCCCGCGTTGATGACGGCATCGGAGCCGACGATCGTCCCCGGCGCGTAGGTCACGCCGCCACCGTCGCGAACGCGATCCGCGAGCAACGCGCCCAGTCGTTCGGCTTCGTGGACGCGGTCGCCGACGCGGACGTCGCCTGGCCCCCCGACGACGGTCGAGCCAGTGCCGATCCGGACGTTCCGCCCAGTGACGCAGTCGACGAGCGTCGCCCCCGAACCGACGCGCGTGTCGGCGTCGACGACGCTGGTCTCGACGACGGCGTTCGCCCCGACCGTCGCGTTCTTGCCGAGTGCGACGTTCGGGCCGACGACAGCGCCCGGGCCGACGACGCAGTCGGCGGAAATCACGACCGGTTCGACGATCGTTGCCGAGTCGTGAACGCGAGCATCGGCCGAAATCTCGCTTTCGACACCGTCGACGCTCTCGAAGAGGGTCTCGGTTACCTCGAGGAGATCCCAGGGATACGTCGCGTCGATCCAGATTCCCTCGGACGTGACGCCCCGGACGGTCTCCGTGGCGTCGATCGCGTTCGCGATTCCGTCGACGAGCGAGTACTCGTTCAGCTGTGGTTCCGGCCCCCGGAGATATTCGAAGAGTTCCGGATCGAAGGCGTAGACGCCCGCGTTGAGCTGGTACGTCCGGTCGTCGCGGGGACGTTCGACGATTTCCCGAACGCTGCCGTCGTCCTCGAGGATCACGCCGCCGTAGTTGTCGACGGCCGCGTCACGAACGAGTCCGAGCGTCGCGATCGCGTCGTCGCCATCGTCGTAAGCAGCGAGAACGTCCTCGACGATCCGCTGGGCGACGAGTTGATCCCCGTTGAGGACGAGTTGGGGCTCGGAAACCTCGGATTCGGCAGCCAACAGGGCGTGTCCACTGCCGAGTTGCTTGTCCTGGACGACGTACTCGAGAGAGGCGTCGCGGTACGTCGAGCCGAAATACGACTGGACGTGCGTCCGCCCGTATCCGACGACGACGGTGATCTCCGTAATGCCGGCGTCGACGAGCGCATCGAAGACGTGCTCGAGAATCGGTTTCGTCGCCGCGGGAAGCATCGGCTTTGGCCGATGTTTCGTCAGGGGACGGAGACGGGCCCCCTCCCCTGCCGCGAGAACAACCGCAGAACGAATCGTCATTGGCAGAGTGAGAGTAATCCGCAGATATTATTCTTGTGGCTCGAACTGTCGCTCTCGACGAGAGCTCAACAACGGACGGTGGCGTGATACCGAGTTCGATTCGGGGCCACCGATCCCGGACGGAGGCGATCGGAACGTGATTCAGGAACCGAGCCCTCACCAGCCGGGCTCGTAACAGACGACCGCAGCCAGGGGGACGAAGACGACCACCAGCGGAACCACGTACAGCAACTGGGTGAACGGATCCGGCGGCGAGACGAGTGCCGAGACGACGAACGCGGTCGTGGTGCCGATTCCGAACGCGCCGAGGCGGCGTTCGGTCGATCCGGGCGGTTCGTCTCGAGCAGGGAGTCGCGTTCTGTACGCCCCGTATGCTGGGATGGCGATCGGCAGGAGCAGTATCGCGAACATCGCCCAGGCGATCCCGTTTGCACCGCGAGCGTTCGCGTCCGTTCCGATCGCATAGCAGAGACAGACCGTCGACGACAGCAAGACGAGTCCGATTACTAACGCAAGCGCAGCCCACGGCCAGAGAGTGAGCGTACTCATTCGTACCGGTCGAATACGTTCCGGCGTTGCAAATAGTTAATTATACTGGACATACTGTCTCTGAACAAACGTGAACAGCGCGATGCGCCCTCACTCGAGCCGGTCACGAAGGGGTGGTCCCCCGGTCTGCCGTCATCTCGAGCCCACGAGAGGATCACCCGTCGTGATTCGAGCGACCGGGGAACTCCGAAATCGCCGTGTGGGTTTCCGAGACGAGGTCCGCGAGGACGGCTCCGGCGGGCCGAATCTCGGCCACCTGTCCGACGCTCTGGCCGGCGAACAGTGCCAGTTCCTCGATCGCACCGTCGACGTCCGGGGTCGCGAGGGCCTCGTCGTAGCGTTCGATCGGCTCGCCGTCACCGGTGGTCGCGACGGTATCGGTTTCGCCCGGCCGTTCCCCGGCAGGGGGGCTGCCCGCGCGCTCCCACCGCTCGAGCGTCTCGTTTCGCAATACGCGGTGTGGCGTTCCCGGCCAGCCCTTCTCGAAGAGGGTCGTGTACTCGGTGTCGGTCTCGTCGCTCTCGCGGAGCCGTCGCTGGTAGACCTCGTGGACCCGTGCCTCCTCGGTCGCGACGAACCGCGTTCCCAGCCACGCGCCGTCGGCACCGAGCGCGAGCGCGGCCGCGATCCCCCGGCCGTCGCCGATTCCGCCGGCCGCGACGATCGGAACGTCCGCACCGACGGCGTCCGCGACCCTCGGGACGAGCGCCGTCGTCGCCACGTCGCTCTGGACGTGGCCGCCCGCCTCGAGTCCCTGCGTGACGACGATATCGACGCCGGCGTCGACGGCGTCGCGCGCTTCTTCGGCGCTCCCGACCGTCTGTGCGACGATCGCACCCGCGTCGTGAATCCGACCGACGTGGGGGGCGGCGTCCCCGAACGAGAGCGTGACGATCTCGGCCCCGGCATCGAGGACCACCTCAAGGTGGTCGGCCGTGGCCACGCTCGTCGTCGCGTCGTCGACCACGAGGTTGACCGCGAACGGCTCGTCGGTCAGCCCGCGCGTCTCGTCGATCACCCGCCGCGTTTCCGCGAGATCGCGCCACGTGACCGCGAGGTGACCGAGGCCGCCGGCGTTCGAGACGGCGGCCGCGAGTGCAGGGCAAGTCGCGCTCCCGATCGGTGCCTGGACGATCGGGTACTCGATCTCGAGCAGGTCACAGAGCGTCGTTCGTAGTGTCATCCGTCTTGCCCGCTACGCTCGCTGCTTTTCCTTCGCGAGCACGCCCACGTTCTCGATCCCGGTGTCGGGGTACTGTCCGTCCTCGTCTTTCTCGACGGCCTTGACCATGTCCCAGACGACGTTGAGACCGGTCGTCACGCCCTCGAGCGCCTCCATCTCACAGCCCGTCTTCCCGGTGGTCTCGACGGCGACCCGCAGTTCGATCCGATCCTCGGCGAGCGAAAAGTCGGTCTCGACGTTCGTAATCGGGATCTGGTGGCACATCGGGATCGTCTCCCAGGTGTGTTTGACGGCCTGGACCGCGCCGACCCGGGCGGTCGCGAGGACGTCGCCCTTGCCGACCTCGTCGTCCCGGATCGCCTCGATCGTCGACGGCTGGAGGCGGATTTCACCGGCCGCGACCGCGCGGCGTTCGCTGTCGGGTTTGTCGCCGACGTCGACCATCTGGACGTCGCCCTCGTCGGTCGTGTGGGTAAGCTCGTCGGCGGCCGCGTCGTCGTTCTCACTCATCCGAACCACCCCACAGGACCGCGGGGAGTTCGTTCACGACCTCGGACGCGACGAACCCGTGGCCGTCTCGCTGGGCCAGTCGTTCCCCGGCGAGCCCGTTGACGTGTGCAGCCGCGGCAGCCGCCTCGAGTGGTTCGGTATCCTCGAGCAGCGCCGCGACGAGACCGGCGAGCGTGTCGCCGGTCCCGCCGACTTTCATCCCGACGGTCCCGGAGCGGCTGATCCGGGTCCGTTCCCCGTCGGTGATAACGTCGTTCGCGCCCTTCGCGAGGACGACGTGCCCCAGTTCGGCCGCGAACGCCTCGATTTCGTCGGCCGCCGCGGCCAGATCGTCCGTATCCGGCCCGCCCATCCGCGCGAGTTCGCCACGATTCGGCGTACAGACCAGCGTCGCGTCCGTCTCGAGGTCGGGGACGACCGCGAGCGCGTCCGCGTCGACGACGACCCGCCCGGTCGAGGACTCGAGGAACTCCTGGGTGGCCGCGAGGGTCTCCTCGGCGTCCCCGAGCCCAGGGCCGATGACGACGACGTTGTCGTAGCGCTCGGCCGTCTCGAGCAGGTCGTCGGCTACCTCGGGCCTGAGAACGTCGTGTTCGTAGGGCTGGACGATGAGATCCTCGGTATAGCCCTGGATCTCGCTGGCGACGGAGTCGGGTGCAGCGACGAACGAAAGGTCCGCGCCGCCCCGCAACGCGGCCTGGGCGGCCAGCGCCGGCGCACCGGTGTAGGGGCCGCCGCCGATGATGAACGGGCGTCCCTCACGGCCGTCGGGTCGAGCGAGGTCGACGTCCCCGGGGCCGACGAACCGTTCTGCGGCCGCCGGGATGCCGATATCTGCGACGGTGACGGTCGCCTCGAGGTCCTCGAGGCCCGGCTTCGAATCGTGGAAGGTGACGACGCGATCGGCCTCGACCCCGTTGTCCGCGTGGTCGCCCCCATCCGCGTCGAACCCGGAGGGCACGTCGACCGCGACGACGGTGGCGTCGGTTTCGTTGATCGCCCCGGCCGCGGTCGCCGCGGGCTCCCGAAGGTCGCCGCTGATTCCCGTTCCG contains:
- a CDS encoding NAD(P)H-hydrate dehydratase, with the protein product MITGERMAAVDANAAALGVPRKQLMESSGHAVAREVRTIVDPGARVVVVAGRGNNGGDAFVAARFLDDYDVTTVLLGRAERIGTDIARENWAALEQAEYETRAVTDSSEFDRDAEGFGLTDADVIVDAMLGTGISGDLREPAATAAGAINETDATVVAVDVPSGFDADGGDHADNGVEADRVVTFHDSKPGLEDLEATVTVADIGIPAAAERFVGPGDVDLARPDGREGRPFIIGGGPYTGAPALAAQAALRGGADLSFVAAPDSVASEIQGYTEDLIVQPYEHDVLRPEVADDLLETAERYDNVVVIGPGLGDAEETLAATQEFLESSTGRVVVDADALAVVPDLETDATLVCTPNRGELARMGGPDTDDLAAAADEIEAFAAELGHVVLAKGANDVITDGERTRISRSGTVGMKVGGTGDTLAGLVAALLEDTEPLEAAAAAAHVNGLAGERLAQRDGHGFVASEVVNELPAVLWGGSDE